DNA sequence from the candidate division WOR-3 bacterium genome:
CTGTAGAAAGAAGAGAGATAATTATAGGAAAATTTTTTGGTTTTTTAGTTCTTATATTGATAAATATAATAGGTATGTCAATTTTTCATCAAATATTAATATTTTTAACTGATGGAAAATTTGATTTAAAGATTTTTATAGCTCTTTATCCTTTTATTTTTGAAATTTCTATAATAATTTCAATACTTATTTTCTTTTCAACTTTTACAGGTGTTATTTTTTCTGCTTTTATGGGTTTTATTTTTTATGTTATAGGACACCTAATTGAGTCCTTAAAGCTTTTTTCAGAGATTTCTAAATCGCTTTTTTTGAAAATTATAAGTTATTTTCTATATTACTTTTTACCCAATCTTGAGCATTTTAATATAAAAAATAATATTGTTTACGGTGAGATTCCTGGAAAAGAATATTTCCTTTTTTCCACTTCTTATGGACTTATTTATATAATTCTTTTACTTTATATTTCATCTCTTATTTTTGAGAAAAAAGAGTTTAGATGAAAAATTTTTTTTATGTTTTTCTTTTATTTTTAATTGTTATAAACCTTTCATATAGACTTGATGAAATAAGAGGTGTAAAAGAAAAAGTAGAGGAAATTCTTTATCTTCCAAAAGGTGAAATTTTAAAATATATAGCCCTTGACCACAGGAATACTGTATCAGATTATTTCTGGTTGCTTTTTATTCAATATTATGGACATCATCTTCAAACAGACCTCCAATTCCCCTATTTATATCCCATTACAGATATTATCACAGACCTTGATGAAAAATTTCTTCATGCCTATACATTTGGTTCTGTTAATATTGCTCATCATTTAAAGGATAAATTAAGTGTTACAAAACTTCTTATGAA
Encoded proteins:
- a CDS encoding ABC transporter permease gives rise to the protein MKGVIAIAKNTFKELVRQKIFFIIVIFGFSMLFISFFLFPLSVGEQSKIIRDFGLSAITFFNTILVIIVGGSLLHKEFDKRTIYLIVTTPVERREIIIGKFFGFLVLILINIIGMSIFHQILIFLTDGKFDLKIFIALYPFIFEISIIISILIFFSTFTGVIFSAFMGFIFYVIGHLIESLKLFSEISKSLFLKIISYFLYYFLPNLEHFNIKNNIVYGEIPGKEYFLFSTSYGLIYIILLLYISSLIFEKKEFR